TTTACGTAAAATAGCGCGTCGTGCTGTTAACCAGTTTTCTTTGGCTTCGATTGTTGGATCATTTCCCTCATAAAAAACATCTGGGAAAAAGTACGGTAAAAATCTTCCTTCCGTGTACTTCACATGGGGAATTTCTGAAATCATTCTTAAAGTTGTTCCGTTGCCCACGCTTCCTACAACTGCATCCAAGCCAATTTCTTTAAAATAAGGTCCATAGGGCTCTGTTCCAATCCAGTTATCTCCTAGAAACATCATCGCTTCTCGTTTAGCATCGTGTACAACTTCCACTAGCTTTTTGGCTTCATTTGCAACAAAGCGTTGGATGAAATCAATATAATCCAAAAAGGCTTGGGAAGGAACACGAAATGGTGAATTATAATACCCTTCATCAACAAAATCTTCGGCGTGTAATTTGTAGCCATAGGCTTGTTCAAATTCTTTTAACGCTCGCACAGATACCGTCGAACCATAACCAAACCAATCGACAAATTTTTCCTTTTTTTGATCATTGAAAAATAGTGTGAAATGATAAAAAAAGGTCGTAAAACGCACCACATCAGTATCTGGATTATCGGCTAGCCAGTTGATCAAAAAATTACGAACAAAGGCTTTGGACTCAGGCTGTCTAATATCAAAAGGAATCTCATGGGGTTTATCTCCCCAATCGTTGGTGATATGATTGTACATTTGGGTTGGATCCCAAATCATACTGGCTAAAAAGGAAACTGTGTACTCATGATAAGGTTGCCATTTTTTTAAAGAAACGACATTTTGTTCTTGATCCACTTGCCAATCTTCATTGGCTAACTTCTCACCAGTCGTTCGATCGTATACTTCCCATAATTCTTTGGGATCTTCTCTGTAATTTGGTTGCAGTTGTTCTTCTAGATAACCTTTCATAAACCAAATTTTAGGTTCATCTTCTGTGGCACAGACCCGCTCACTTAACAAAAAAGCTTGTTGCACTTCTTCTAAGTGCTTTTGGGCAAAGTCATTGTGTCCTCTTGCTACAAAATAAGTCGTATAAATTTTTGCTCCAATTTGTTTTAGCTCTTCATCAAGCTTTGTACCATCGCTATCGCGAATGGCATCTGCCCCCCACAAAGCCATTAAACGTTTGGTTTCTGCCAAGAAGTTACTCTCACTTGGAATGGTTACTCTTCCTTTTTCCATCTTCGTCTCTCCTATTCCTTATTCCCGCCAACTGTCATTCCTTGGGTCAATTGTTTTTGAACTAAAATATATAAAATTAGTGTAGGTAACATCACGATTACTAATCCGGCGTATAATTGCCCATAATTAGCAGCTGCTTTTTGTCCGGCCATCAAATTAATTAACCCGACTGGTAACGTCTTATTCGGACCTGGAATCAACGTTAAGGCAATGATATACTCATTCCAAAAACTCAAGAAGTTAAACAAAATAACCGTAATAATACTTGGTTTTGCCAAAGGCGCCATGACGACCACCAGCGTTTTGAAAAAACCAGCGCCATCAATATAAGCTGCTTCTTCATATGAAGAAGATAACGTACGAAAATAATTTGATAATAAATAAATCGTAAAAGGTAAGGCTGTAGCGGCATACACAAGGGCTAAAACAAAGAGATTATCAATAAAGAAACCTTGACCACTGATTTTTCGCAATGCATTATCCCCGTCCAAAAGCATTAGAAAAATCGGTACGACAATATAATTGGAGTTAATAAACAAGCCCATCATAAACAATGTATTTAAAATCCCACGGCCTTTAAATTTGAAGCGGGCTAAAACGTATGCTGCTGGGAGTGCCACAACAATTAAAATCACTAATGCCAGTGCTGTTACTTTGACTGAATTCCACATGTAAAGTCCCATGTTAGCTTTTTGGAAGGCGGCTACAAAATTGTCGAAATAAAAGCCTTTTGGTAGTGCCCACGGATCGCCGTAAAACTCTGAATTTTCTTTAATTGATGCTAAAAATACCCACGCAATCGGTACAACAATCGAAATTGCCAACGTGATGAGGGCAACATAGACAAAGATTTTATAAAGTTTTGTAGATTTTTTCATCTTGTTTCCCTCCTAAAATTCATAAACGTCACGTTTGGTAATTTTGTTTAACACTGCAGATAAGATAAACGAAAAAGTAAAGACAACCACGCCGATTGCCATCCCATAGCCATAAGAAGAATTTGTATAAGCTTGTTTATACATATAACTTAAAAATACTTCTGTTGAGCCATCTGGACCACCATTGGTCATTGCTTTGACTAATAAGAAACTTAAATTAATCGTACTAATCACAAAAAAAGTTAAGGTTGTTCGAATGGTACTCCAAGTTAGTGGCAATGTTATCGTGAAGAATTGCTGGATTGCACTCGCCCCTTCTAAAGCCGAAGCTTCATAAAGGCTTTCTGGAATTGAAGCCATTGAAGCCATATACATCACCATGTAATACCCAATTGCCTGCCAAATTAAGGCCGCCCCAATTGAATAGATAACAATTTTTTGATTACCCAGCCACAACTGTTGTAAGTTTTCAAGACGCACTGCACTTAATAAATTATTCAATAACCCGCTGCTGGGATCATAAATAGCAGAAAAAATGGCTGCAATAACAACGATTGATAAAATATTAGGAATGTAAAAAATAATCCGGAATAAATTAACACCCTTGAATTTTTCCCGCGTCAAAATTGAAGCAAAAATTAAGGCTAGAGCTAACGTAAAAATAGTAACGATAACAATTAATAAAATTGTGTTCTGGAAAGAACGGAAAAATGCCATGTCTTTAATTAAGGTCTTAAAATTATCTAACCCAACAAATGTCTTTTCAGCAGAATAACCGCCCCATTTAAATAAGGACATAAAGAAAACATTAATGGTGGGATACACCATGAAAATCAATACCAATAATGTCGCTGGGAGCAGACATAAAGTGATAAACACCTTCTTTTGTTTCTTTTCATTCATAGGATCACCTTTTTTAGTATTATTTATAAACAGATATTATTTTTTTATTTATAACTTTTACTACTTTATGATAAAAGGCTGCCACAAATTCCTTTGTCACAGCCTTTTATCTGCTACTTATTGTTTATCTGCTGCTTCACGAATTTTATCCGCCGCACTTACAACGCTATCTTGCCAGTCTTTTACTGTCTTATCGCCAGAAACAACACTGTCTACTGCGCTAAATAATGTATCCCGCATATTTACGCCTTCAACTGTTACAGTATTTTCAAGGCCACCCATTACTGCTTTGGCACCATTATCGTAAATACTGTAGAATAATTTATTGTCGCCCTCTAATTTTTCTGACATCCCTTGGATTGGTTGAATTGCGCCAGCTTCTTTAAAGATATCTGCTGCTTTATCAGAGTACATATAAGAAATGAATTTCTTACCTTCTTTTTTATTTGCAGCTCCTGTTGGCATCCACATTTGTTCAAAGAATGTATAAGAATAGCTGTCACCACCTGATTCAAAGGCAGGCAAAGCAGTCATTCCCCATTCAAAACCATCAGCTCGTGGTGCATCTTTCATCTCACCAGGTACCCATGTTCCATTTGGCATGAAGATCGCTTTATCATCTAAAATTAGTTGTTGATTTTTAGTAAAGTCATTGTCATTGGCATTGGCAACTGTTGTTGTAGCCGTATATTTCGCCAATTTACCAACTGTATCAAATGCTTCTGTCGCTTCTTTAGAAGACCAAGCTCCTTTTTGATAGGTCATCGCTTCATTAAAGAATTCTGGACCACCTGTTACAGAAAGCAAACTATACATAAATGAGTCCAAGTAACCGGCTGTTGGATAAGTAAATAATGCAATTCCTTCTTTTTTCGCTTTTTCACCTAAATCCCACATCTCATCCCAAGTTTTTGGTACTTCCCAACCTTTAGTTTTTAAAAGATTTGCATCATAGAATAAACCAGTTGGTGAATAAAACATCGGAGCCATATACGTCTTTTTGTCATTGTAAGGATTTGTTGCTAGTGTATCAATAAAGCCTGGAATCAATTTATCTTTCACGGTCTTATCTTCACCAGGTACTTTCATATCAAATACATCTGTTAAATCTTCCAAGTTTTTGTCTTTGATAAAGGTTTCGGTCAACCCCGCTTCACGCCCGGTCGCAAGTAAGATTACATCTGGATAGTTTCCTGCTTTCATATTTGGACTAATGACATCTTCTAATTTTTTGTCAACGGTCAATTCTACGGTCACGCCGGGATTGTCTTTTTCATATGCAGCTTTTACTTTATCCCACATATCTGCGCCATAGGCAGATTCTAGTGCCGCCACTTTCAAAACTTTTTTATCTCCTGCTGCTTTGTCTCCGTTGCTGCCGTCAGTACTGCCACCACCGCCACAACCTGCTAGTAAAAGACCTGATAACCCCAAAGCTAATACCAATCCTAATGCTTTTTTCATGTCGGATTCCTCCCTCATTTGATGGCTTAAGTATACCTTTATTGTAAGCGCTTTAGTTTTAAAATATTGGTCGTTTTTTTAGAAATATTTATAAATTCCCGATTTAGTAAAATATACTAAAACTAACGGTGGCGTTTACGATATTGATTAGGAGAAGTGCCAATCCCTTTTTTAAAGGCTTGGTTAAAATAAGATTGCGAAGTAAAACCCGCAATTTCTGCAATTTGACCAACAGAATAGTCGGTACTAATTAATAATTCTTGGGCGTTTTCTAGACGCTTTTGCATCATATAATTCATTGGTGTTTCAGCAAAGTTCTCTTTAAAAATATGAATCATATAGTATTTATCCAAATGCAGTTGACGGGATAAAACGTCTAAGGTTAGATTTTCTTTATAATGTTGATCAATAAAGTCTTTAATAATCGCGCCATCTTTTGAAATATTTTTATTTTCAATCTCGATTAAACTAAAATTATTACTGCGTAAAACTTTCACCAAAACAACTTCCGCCAATCTTTGCAAAACAGCATTTGCCCCTTGTTGTTTTTCATTTATTTCAGCAATAATCAATTTTAATAAAGGTACCATTTCGTCCAAAACATCGCGAAAAATATAGTGGCTTTCCCGCTTGTTTTGTTTAACAAAACGGATATTGTTCACTCCAATCACGATATACCATAAAGGAAATTCTCCTGATGATTTTTCAGTATGGCGTACATACGGATTAACCACGACAATATCGTGGGCTGCAATCGGATATTCTTTCCCTTCGACAATAAAACTCCCCCTACCACTTAATACGTACATAACTTCCGTAAAATAATGGGTATGTAAAGTACTATGCCAATCTTCTTCACTAAATTTAGATTGATGTACATAGATTAGCTCAGCTTGCTTTAAAACAGCATCAATTTCTTTTACCATAATTTCCCTCCTTCCTTCGAATTGTAAGCGTTATTTTCACTTAGGTCAAAATAATTCTCGCATTTCTTTTTGCAAATAAAAAAATACTATTAACATTCGGGCCAAATTAGAAAAAAAACCATAAAAAATGCGTTACCAACAAGTAGTAACGCATTTTTTGGCTTAGTAGCTTATAAAATAATCAGCTCTTTTGGTGAGCGAGTTAAGACTTCATTCCCAGAAGCTGTAATTAATAAATCATCTTCAATTCTCACACCACCGATTCCCGGTAAATAAATTCCTGGTTCATCTGTAATGACGTTATTTACAACAAACTGTTTATCTGCTCTAAAGGAAACATTTGGTCCTTCATGAATTTCTAAACCAATACCATGACCGGTAGAATGTCCGAATGCTTCGCCATATCCAGCCGCTGCAATGTGGTCTCTGGCAATGGCATCTAATTGAATACCAGTTAAACCTGGTTGTGCTGCTTCAATTACTTTTAATTGTGCTTCTAACACAATTTGATAAATTTCTTTTAGCTTTTCGCCTGGGTCGCCGATTGCAAATGTTCTCGTCATATCCGAAACATATCCCTCATAATAACAACCAAAGTCTAACGTAATTAAATCACCTTGTTCAATTATTTTATCACTGGCAACCCCATGAGGCATTGCAGAACGAAGACCACTTGCTACAATCGTGTCAAAAGAGACGCTGGTTGCGCCAAGAGAGCGCATATAAAAGTCAAGTTGATTGGCAACCTCAATTTCAGTCATACCCGGACGAATAAATTTTAAAACATGTTCAAAACCTTGATCGGCAATTTGGCATGCTTTTTGGATAAGTGCAATCTCATTTTCATCTTTTACTTCCCGTAGCGTTTCAATCATTCCTGCAATAGGAATGAGCGGTGTTTCTTCTATGATTTCTTCTAAAACAGAGTATTCAGCAAAGCTAATATAGTTTTCTTCAAAGGCTAGCGCAGTGATATTTTCTTGTTGACATAATGCCGCTACTTCGTCAAAAATTGGTCCTACATTTTTAATAATTTCAAAATCAGGCGCTTGTGCGCTAGCTTGTTCTGTATAGCGAAAATCCGTCACAAAAAACGCTTTGTTTAATGTGATAACAGCTAAACCTGTCGTGCCAGTAAAATTGGTTAAGTAACGCAAATTATATGGACTTGTCACTAAAAAGCCATCGACTTGTTCTTTGCGCATCGCTGCTCGTAATTTTTCTACTCGTAACATCATGTTGAATTCCTTCTTTCTTTTGACTTTCCCAATCATTATAGCAAATATAAGGGAAAATAAAAAAGATTGCGACAAAACTATCTTTCTTTACGGATACAAATGTTATTTCCCATTCATATCCGTCACAACTACAAAAAGTAGTTGCGTACAGCATAGTTTTTCACAACCTTTTAATCATTATTTGGCTTTACCAAAAAAGAAAGATACTACCGCTACAACGATTACCGCACCTAAAATCGATGGGATAATCGCCATGCCCGCAATATCAGGTCCCATATTGCCAAACAGTGCTTGTCCGACTGAAGCCCCTGCCAATCCGGCAATAATATTAAACAAACATCCCCGTTTTTCACCGGTAATTGCTCCTGCAATTGCTCCAATCACAGCACCTACAATTAATGTCCAAAGCATTTTTTTCACTCCTTTTACAAAAACTACAAAAATAAAGTTTCTAACAAATAACTAGGCTGTCTATAAGCTATTTAAAATTTATCTTCAATTTATGGTAACATATTTCAAAATAATAACGAAAATATTGACTCAAAGAACGCTTTTTTTTTTCAATCTTTTGTGGTCATCAAAAGTTGTTAACGACACGAACTTATACTAAATAGTTACATCTAATTTCTAAGTTTTAACGTAATTTTCAATAACCCCACTAGAGTAGGAAAAGCTAACGAAATCCTCCCCCCTAAGGGAAAAAATTATTAAAGCGACTTTTTTCAATTTCACAAATTTTAACTTTGAAAAAAGTGATTCGTGAAGCTAGTCAGTGCTAGCGCAATCAAATCAATATTTTTTTATGAAAAATTTATACTTCCTTTCTGTCAGATAAAAAATAACCATAAAAGCACATGCCTTTACGGTTACTGTTTTTTGCCCATTAATTTTACTTGCCAACTTTTTAACCCGCGTTTGACAACTTGGAAAAAAGTTAGGGAACGTACCAAGTGGTCTGCCGGTACATATTCTCTGATGGCACGTAAAACCTTTTTCGGTTGTTTTGAAGAAAACGAGTAAATCCCGTTTTTCTTTGTTTGAATAGCATAGCGTGGGATCCATTTTCCTTTGAAATAAACAGAAGCTACCACAAAATCTACTTCTTCCCACGGAATTTGGATGAATTTATTAATATCACGATCATTGTAAAATTCAAAGGCCTTATCACCAATCATAATCTTCCCATACTCACCAATGCCAAGATAAGATGTTGCATCAATAGTCAAATCAACTTTGCTATTTAATGACTGAACCATTACAGACACTTCCTTTATGGATATTTATTAAGTATTATAGCCATAACAACTACCAGATGTAAAACAAAAGCCCAGGGAACAACCCCTGAGCCCTTGTAAAAAATTTTGATTACATGATATTTAATACGTGTAAACCAACACCGACAACGAATAAGCCAATGATGATAACGATTGGAGAAACTTTTTTCTTCAATAACCACATGCAAAGTAAAGTTAGTAATAAACCAGCAAGACCTGGAATTAATTGATCCAAGTTATCTTGTAAGGTAGTTACTTTTGTAGGAGTTTGGGAAAGACCCGCACCTACTTGACTGAAGGCTTCTTGAATACCTTTCCAGCCGTCAGGTAATTTATCCCAGTGAATAAATGCTTTGTCGTCTAATTGAACTTCAGAAACAACCGGCGTAAATTTAACATTTACCCAACGTTGTACTAATGAACCTAAAACGAACATACCTAAGATAGAAGCACCTTTTGTAACTTTTTGTAACAAACCACCTGATAAGTCATCAGTAATTTTTGAACCAGCTTGGTAACCAAATTCTTGTGTGTACCACAAGAAAGCAATCCGGATAATATTCCAAGCAAAGAAGAATAATAATGGACCCATAATGCTACCGCTCATTGCAAGAGAAGCACCTAAGGCACCTAACATTGGACGTACAGTAAACCAGAATACTGGGTCACCGACACCAGCTAAAGGTCCCATCATACCAACTTTAACCCCTTGAATTGCTACATCATCAACAGGTGCACCATTCGCACGTTCTTCTTCAAGGGCTAAAGTAACCCCTAATACTGGAGCTGCTAAATATGGGTGAGTATTAAAGAATTCCAAGTGGCGTTTTAACGCTGCCGCACGATCTTCTTTGGTTGTATATAATTTTTTAATTGCTGGGATCATTGCATATGCCCAACCACCGTTTTGCATACGTTCATAGTTCCATGAACCTTGAAGGAACATTGAGCGGAACATGACACTTCTACGGTCTGCTTTTGTTAATTGAATTTTTTCAGCCATTGTTTGTTCTCCTCCTTCAAGATTAATAGTCGTTCAAAATATCGCCTAATGGGTCGCCTGTGTTACCGCCACCGCCATTACCTGAACCACCAGTTTCTTCTAAGTGTAGGTAAATTAAAGCGATAGAAATAGCTAAAGCACCTAATGCGATTAATGTTAATTGTGAAATAGCCGCTACCACAAAACCGATAGCAAAGAATGGCCATACTTCACGAGTTGCCATCATGTTAATAACCATTGCATAACCAACGGCTACTACCATACCACCACCGATTGCCATACCATCTGTTAACCAAGCAGGCATAGATTCTAAGAAGCCACGTACTGTGTCAGCAGGAATCAATAGTAAAGCGGCAGCAGGAATAGCAATACGTAAGCCTTGCATACAAATTGCAATCCATTGCCATAGTTCAATTTTACGGTAGTCGCCTTCTTCAGCAGCGCTATCCATGATATGGATAATTGGCACAGCTAAAGTACGTGCGATCATTGTTAAGAACAAACCAGCAACAGCTAGTGGGATAGCAACGGCAACAGCAGATGCAACACCAGCTTTTCCTTGTCCACCTAAAACTAAAATAATTGCGGATGCGACAGCTGCCAAAGCAGCATCTGGTGCAACTGCGGCACCGATATTTGCCCAACCTAGGGCGATCATTTGTAGTGAACCACCCAAGATGATTCCGACTTCTAAGTTACCAGTTACTAAACCGATCAACGTACATGCTACTAGTGGTTGGTGGAATTGCCATTGGTCCAAAATACCTTCCATACCAGCTAAGAAAGCAACGATGACCACTAAAATCATTTGGATTATGTTTAAATCGTGCATGATTAAGCCTCCTCTTTCTTATGACTAATTGGCGTTTGCCAATTCAGTTTTTGCTTTTTTCAACAATTCGTCAAAGTTTTCTTTTGAGTTAGCTGGTACTTTACGTACGTCAAAAGTAATTCCTTTGTCTTTTAATGTTTCAAAAGTTTGAACGTCTTCATTATTCATTGATAACACTTTGTTGACTTGAACTTTACCAACTGAATGGGCCATAGAACCAACGTTAACTTCTTTAATATCAACGCCACCTTCAACAGCTTTCAACAAATCTTCTGGATTTTCAAACAACAATAACGCTTTTGTATTACCAAAACGTGGGTCTTTTGCTATTTCAATCATTTTAGAGATTGGAATAACGTTAGCTTTAACACCTGGAGGAGCAGCCTGTTCGATTAATTTTTTACGTAAATCGTCTTTGGCAACTGCATCAGAAACAACAATGATGCGGTTAGGACCCACTGCTTTTGTCCAAGCTGTTGCGACTTGACCGTGTAATAAACGAGAGTCAATTCGTGCTAAAACAAATTTGATATGACCATCGCCTAAAACTGTACCTTCAGGAATAGCACCTGTTGGTTGTCCTGTTCCAGCTGCTGCTGGAGCCGCGGTTTGTGGTTCTAATTCTTCTGGTTTAACCCGGACACCTTCCTTTGCAGTTTCAATGATATGAGCTGCAATTTCTTGTGCAGAGTTCATTGAAAAGCGTGAAGCGTATGCTTCAATGACCATTGGCAAGTTCATGCCGGCAACAATTGCCCATTTGTCTTTGTGGGCTTCAAACAAGTTATTCGCTTGATTGAATGGTGTTCCGCCCCAAAGATCGACCAAGAATAATACTTCATCTTGATCATCAAAAGAACTAATCGCTGCTTCCATTTTGGCTCTTACATCATCGGGACCTTCGCTTGGCATTAAAGTTACTGCTTTAACGTTTTCTTGTTCTCCGAAAATCATTGCGCCGGATTGCAAGATGCCTTCAGCGAATTCTCCGTGACTAGCCAGGATAATTCCTACCATCTGTATACCTCCTATAACATTTTTGTTTTACTAATCGTCTAAGGGATAAATAAATAATTTCTCAAAAATGCGACGATTAAAACCAACTAGACAAAATTTTCCTTTTCCAACAATTCCATTAAGTAGACTTTGCGATCTGCTGGTACCTTTCGCAACTCTAATTCAATACCTTGTGAAGCAAGAAATTGAAAAGAGGCAATATCAGCTTGATCTAAAGAGACAAAATTGGTCAACATCTTCTTTCCAACAGTAAATCGCATTCCCCCAATGTTAATTGAAGTCAACTGAACACCGCCGCGAACCAAGCGTTCAACAGCATTAGGATCGGTAAACAACAACATAACTTTTTGATTAGCCAATAAATCTTCATGATAAAGTGTAATCATCTTATCAACACTAATCACATTTGACTTGATTCCTGGTGGGGAAGCTTCTTGCAACAAAAACCGACGTAACTGATCTTGGGCCACCTCATCTGATACGACTAGAATGCGTTCAATCCCGGTTTGTTTGGACCAGGCCGTCGCAACTTGTCCATGAATCAGACGATCATCAATGCGCGCTAAGGCAATATCAATGCTCACAAGCAACCCTCCTACTTAATAAAACTGAGCAGCAAAAATTTTAAACTCTGCTCACGCCAGAGTATTCACCTCCTGTGTCACCTATATACAAGCAAGATGTGTGCCAACTTCAAAAACGATACACAATTTTAAAAATCCTTAATTATAAAGAATAATCTATGAAAATTTCGATACACAAAAAACAACACACTTTAACACAGTGTGTCGTTTTTTGTGTATTGTATTTTAATTACGTTTTTGGTGATACAGTCTTTTCTTTTGACTCTTCAATGCGTGTCTTCAATACTTCTAAAACATAATATTCTTCTGCCGGCGGAACACCTAAGCGTAACATTCGCCCAAAAGATTGAATATGATTATGCACTTGTTCGTAAATTGGATCAGCAGTTAGTTGCTGTTCTTCTTCTTTTGTTACGGCAAGTGGCTGCTTTAATACTACTCGTTCCAACAAACCCGCTGTATGCAAAGCCAAGTTGACTTCTAAACCAAATTCATGATCACTTAATCCAACATCTTCCACCAGATTTGAAACAAAATCCCAAATGGGTTGGGCAAGTTTTTCTCCATTAATAAAAGTAAAATTCTCACTAATAAAGCGTTTGATCAACTCTACAGCCTTTTCTTCTTGCATTGCTTCATTTGGATATGAAAGCAGCTGTTCACTATCCAATAGTAGTCGATTTAAAATCGCTTTGACATCTTGATTGATAAAACGATCTAAAGGAATAAATGGCGCATTAATCTTTGGATCGACAATTCCAGTTGCCGCAATTAAATTATAGTCTGTTTGAATTTGCCGTAATTGCTCTGGCAACGTAACTACCGATTGCGTAATTACTTGCAACTGCTTTTGTTCACCACTTAAAGAACGTTGAATAATTTCTTTGATTCGCTGGGCGGTACCCTCTCCTGAAGCACATACTGCCAAAATAGCAGTAGGTTTTGCTGTAGTAACATTATTATTTTGTTGTGGTGACATTAATGTATAAC
The DNA window shown above is from Enterococcus montenegrensis and carries:
- the gnpA gene encoding 1,3-beta-galactosyl-N-acetylhexosamine phosphorylase, translating into MEKGRVTIPSESNFLAETKRLMALWGADAIRDSDGTKLDEELKQIGAKIYTTYFVARGHNDFAQKHLEEVQQAFLLSERVCATEDEPKIWFMKGYLEEQLQPNYREDPKELWEVYDRTTGEKLANEDWQVDQEQNVVSLKKWQPYHEYTVSFLASMIWDPTQMYNHITNDWGDKPHEIPFDIRQPESKAFVRNFLINWLADNPDTDVVRFTTFFYHFTLFFNDQKKEKFVDWFGYGSTVSVRALKEFEQAYGYKLHAEDFVDEGYYNSPFRVPSQAFLDYIDFIQRFVANEAKKLVEVVHDAKREAMMFLGDNWIGTEPYGPYFKEIGLDAVVGSVGNGTTLRMISEIPHVKYTEGRFLPYFFPDVFYEGNDPTIEAKENWLTARRAILRKPVDRIGYGGYLSLANKFPEFVDYVSSVTAEFRDLYERIADVKPYVGIKVGILNSWGKLRSWQTHMVAHALWYQQIYSYLGVLESLSGQKIAVEFLNFADIKAGVPGDIDVLINVGDAGTAFSGGKNWQDTQLIATLTKWVANGGGLIGIGEPTAHLANGRFFQLAHILGVDKELGFSLSTDKYFKDEVSAHFITDKATQVEFGEMQKNIYALSEETQILRYLDGSVQLATHDFSKGRGVYFSGMPYSPENAQIFLRAIYYAAHKEEELNIWYAENPDVEVHAYPEKRQYAVVNNTDEKQVSKIYTDKKNYVITLAPGAIEWRNYDE
- a CDS encoding carbohydrate ABC transporter permease, whose protein sequence is MKKSTKLYKIFVYVALITLAISIVVPIAWVFLASIKENSEFYGDPWALPKGFYFDNFVAAFQKANMGLYMWNSVKVTALALVILIVVALPAAYVLARFKFKGRGILNTLFMMGLFINSNYIVVPIFLMLLDGDNALRKISGQGFFIDNLFVLALVYAATALPFTIYLLSNYFRTLSSSYEEAAYIDGAGFFKTLVVVMAPLAKPSIITVILFNFLSFWNEYIIALTLIPGPNKTLPVGLINLMAGQKAAANYGQLYAGLVIVMLPTLILYILVQKQLTQGMTVGGNKE
- a CDS encoding carbohydrate ABC transporter permease, with the protein product MNEKKQKKVFITLCLLPATLLVLIFMVYPTINVFFMSLFKWGGYSAEKTFVGLDNFKTLIKDMAFFRSFQNTILLIVIVTIFTLALALIFASILTREKFKGVNLFRIIFYIPNILSIVVIAAIFSAIYDPSSGLLNNLLSAVRLENLQQLWLGNQKIVIYSIGAALIWQAIGYYMVMYMASMASIPESLYEASALEGASAIQQFFTITLPLTWSTIRTTLTFFVISTINLSFLLVKAMTNGGPDGSTEVFLSYMYKQAYTNSSYGYGMAIGVVVFTFSFILSAVLNKITKRDVYEF
- a CDS encoding carbohydrate ABC transporter substrate-binding protein codes for the protein MKKALGLVLALGLSGLLLAGCGGGGSTDGSNGDKAAGDKKVLKVAALESAYGADMWDKVKAAYEKDNPGVTVELTVDKKLEDVISPNMKAGNYPDVILLATGREAGLTETFIKDKNLEDLTDVFDMKVPGEDKTVKDKLIPGFIDTLATNPYNDKKTYMAPMFYSPTGLFYDANLLKTKGWEVPKTWDEMWDLGEKAKKEGIALFTYPTAGYLDSFMYSLLSVTGGPEFFNEAMTYQKGAWSSKEATEAFDTVGKLAKYTATTTVANANDNDFTKNQQLILDDKAIFMPNGTWVPGEMKDAPRADGFEWGMTALPAFESGGDSYSYTFFEQMWMPTGAANKKEGKKFISYMYSDKAADIFKEAGAIQPIQGMSEKLEGDNKLFYSIYDNGAKAVMGGLENTVTVEGVNMRDTLFSAVDSVVSGDKTVKDWQDSVVSAADKIREAADKQ
- a CDS encoding helix-turn-helix domain-containing protein — protein: MVKEIDAVLKQAELIYVHQSKFSEEDWHSTLHTHYFTEVMYVLSGRGSFIVEGKEYPIAAHDIVVVNPYVRHTEKSSGEFPLWYIVIGVNNIRFVKQNKRESHYIFRDVLDEMVPLLKLIIAEINEKQQGANAVLQRLAEVVLVKVLRSNNFSLIEIENKNISKDGAIIKDFIDQHYKENLTLDVLSRQLHLDKYYMIHIFKENFAETPMNYMMQKRLENAQELLISTDYSVGQIAEIAGFTSQSYFNQAFKKGIGTSPNQYRKRHR
- a CDS encoding M24 family metallopeptidase, which codes for MMLRVEKLRAAMRKEQVDGFLVTSPYNLRYLTNFTGTTGLAVITLNKAFFVTDFRYTEQASAQAPDFEIIKNVGPIFDEVAALCQQENITALAFEENYISFAEYSVLEEIIEETPLIPIAGMIETLREVKDENEIALIQKACQIADQGFEHVLKFIRPGMTEIEVANQLDFYMRSLGATSVSFDTIVASGLRSAMPHGVASDKIIEQGDLITLDFGCYYEGYVSDMTRTFAIGDPGEKLKEIYQIVLEAQLKVIEAAQPGLTGIQLDAIARDHIAAAGYGEAFGHSTGHGIGLEIHEGPNVSFRADKQFVVNNVITDEPGIYLPGIGGVRIEDDLLITASGNEVLTRSPKELIIL
- a CDS encoding GlsB/YeaQ/YmgE family stress response membrane protein, coding for MLWTLIVGAVIGAIAGAITGEKRGCLFNIIAGLAGASVGQALFGNMGPDIAGMAIIPSILGAVIVVAVVSFFFGKAK
- a CDS encoding DUF956 family protein; this translates as MVQSLNSKVDLTIDATSYLGIGEYGKIMIGDKAFEFYNDRDINKFIQIPWEEVDFVVASVYFKGKWIPRYAIQTKKNGIYSFSSKQPKKVLRAIREYVPADHLVRSLTFFQVVKRGLKSWQVKLMGKKQ
- a CDS encoding PTS system mannose/fructose/sorbose family transporter subunit IID; translated protein: MAEKIQLTKADRRSVMFRSMFLQGSWNYERMQNGGWAYAMIPAIKKLYTTKEDRAAALKRHLEFFNTHPYLAAPVLGVTLALEEERANGAPVDDVAIQGVKVGMMGPLAGVGDPVFWFTVRPMLGALGASLAMSGSIMGPLLFFFAWNIIRIAFLWYTQEFGYQAGSKITDDLSGGLLQKVTKGASILGMFVLGSLVQRWVNVKFTPVVSEVQLDDKAFIHWDKLPDGWKGIQEAFSQVGAGLSQTPTKVTTLQDNLDQLIPGLAGLLLTLLCMWLLKKKVSPIVIIIGLFVVGVGLHVLNIM